Part of the Tenacibaculum sp. SZ-18 genome, TAAGGAAAGCTGCTCCTACTAAAATTAAAAATGCTGAAGTTTCTCCTACGGAACCTGGAATAAATCCAAAGAACTTATCGAACATTGAATATGCTACTTCTTGATTTTGTGCATAACTACCTAAAATAGTTTCTCCAGAAATGGCATCAGGAGTACCAGCTTTCGCTACTGCATCATGCACCCAAACTTTGTCTCCTGACATCCAAGTTGGATATGCAAAGAATAAAAATGCACGAATCGTTAAAGCGGGATTTAAGATATTCATTCCTGTACCTCCAAATACTTCTTTACCGATTATAACTCCAAATGCAACAGCAACTGCTAACATCCATAATGGTAAATCTACTGGCACGATTAATGGAACTAACATTCCAGTTACCAAGTAACCTTCCTCCACTTCATGTCCTTTAATAACTGCAAAAATAAACTCGATAATCAATCCAACTCCATAAGAAACAATTACTAAAGGAAGTATTTTTATAATACCAATCCATAGGTTATTGAAATTCCAGAAATTTGAAGAAAAGAAATTTCCAGCGATACTTTCAATTTCTCCTGAAGCTAAATGATGTTGGTAACCTGCATTAAACATTCCAAAAATTAAACATGGAATTAATGCCATAATTACCGTATTCATTGTACGTTTTAAATCATCTGCCGCTTTAATATGCGTTCCACTGTGAGTGGTTTCGTTCGGTAAATATAAAAAGGTATGGATTGCGTTAAACGCAGGAGCCATTTTTGTGCCTTTATATTTCTCTTTTAAATTATGTAAATTTTGTTTTAAACCCATATCTTATCCTAGTTCTTTCATCATTAAATCTAAACCTTCACGAATAATTTTCTGATGTGGTTGTTTAGATACACAAATAAATTCTGTTAATGCAAAATCTTCAGGAGCTACTTCATAAGCTCCTAAACCTTCCATTTCATCGAGATCTTTATACATACAAGCTTTTAACAATTGCATTGGATAAATATCTAAAGGAAATACCTCTTCATAAGAACCAGTTACAACGAATGCTCTATGTTCTCCATTTGTATTTGTATTTAAATCATACTTCTTTTTTGGATTTAACCAAGAAAAAGTTAAAGCTCTTGATGTTGATATTTTATTAAACACTGGTTTATTCCAACCGAAAAATTCGTAATCATCTCCTTCTGGGATTGCTGTAATTTGATTGTCATAATACCCTAAGAAACCATTTTCATCAACCTGTAAACCCGACAACACATTACCACTAATGATTCGCGTATTGTCATTAACAATATTATCTTTTACAACATCAGAGATTTGAGCTCCTGCTATTACGTTTACATATTTTGGATCGTTAATTTTCGATCCAGTTA contains:
- a CDS encoding NADH:ubiquinone reductase (Na(+)-transporting) subunit B produces the protein MGLKQNLHNLKEKYKGTKMAPAFNAIHTFLYLPNETTHSGTHIKAADDLKRTMNTVIMALIPCLIFGMFNAGYQHHLASGEIESIAGNFFSSNFWNFNNLWIGIIKILPLVIVSYGVGLIIEFIFAVIKGHEVEEGYLVTGMLVPLIVPVDLPLWMLAVAVAFGVIIGKEVFGGTGMNILNPALTIRAFLFFAYPTWMSGDKVWVHDAVAKAGTPDAISGETILGSYAQNQEVAYSMFDKFFGFIPGSVGETSAFLILVGAAFLIFTKIGSWRIIVSTFFGAAVMGIIFNLIASNGIIADTSKFYGLMSADWYEHLIIGGLAFGAVYMATDPVTASQTNKGKLIYGFLIGFISIMIRVFNPAYPEGVFLAILLMNVFAPTIDHYVVQGNVKRRLKRLKAKTA